The following nucleotide sequence is from Apodemus sylvaticus chromosome 2, mApoSyl1.1, whole genome shotgun sequence.
TAAGTTCCAGCagaaagtgtgtaccaccatgcctgatttgggacttgctttgtcccaggctgaccttgaactcagagatctccttgcttcagtctccagggattaaaggcatgtactaccttgcctgggcctaagcttttcatggtcactatgcctcaagatctccatgccaggatcttccggaagtgaggtgcccagtttacggaggaaccaccagactgatttccagagtggttgtaccaatttgcaaccccaccagcagtggaggagtgttcctctttctccacaccctctccaacgcctgctgtctccagaatttttaatcttagccattctgactggtgtaagatgaaatcttagggttgttttgatttgcatttccctaatgattaatgaagttgagcattttttaagatgcttctccgccatgaggtacaagaagaaaggaggagtggcccctggttctggaaagactcagtgaaacagtattcggcaaaaccagaacggggaagtgggaaggggtgggtgggaggacaggggaagagaagggggcttacgggacttttggggagtggggggctagaaaaggggaaatcatttgaaatgtaaataaattatattgaataaaaaaagaaaaaagaaaaaaaaaagatctccatgccaagatccaggtcagaatctTGCATCTTTCAGCCTCATGATCTGAATCACAGGTAAGCTccccaattctagattgtagttcattccagacatagtcaagttgacaactaggaatagccatATAGCCATTACAATAAACAACCTTTTTTCCccgtttttttggtttttcgagacaggtttctctctctagtcctggctgtcttggaactcactctgtagaccaggctggccttgaactcagaaatccgcctgcctctgcctcccaagtgctgggattaaaggcatgcaccaccactggccagcacACAAACTACTTTTAAAGGGAGACTTTATGCCCAATAGTATATGTCCTACAGAAAATATGCCCCAATGGTATATTTAGAAATTGCTTCTTGTAAAATCATGCCGGGGTgacttgcttgcttatttatgtatgtatgtatgtatgtatgtgtgtatgtatgtatgtatgtatttatattttatcagttaaaatgtctatttgtttttatttgtttattttttttaatctcctttcAACCACACAGGAACTTTgggtatatattatggcttctggttttgtgtttttattcctGAATGTGGGAATGAGTGAATCTCTATGCCAATGTTCTTGTGCCTTCTGTAGgactcctttccttctgtttgtttgttttgtcctgtacagacatgttttcttttgttttattttatttattagccCTTagaagtttgctttcttatagagatAGAAAGGTGATGGCTCCCTATGGATGTGGAAGTATGGTGGGGAATTGGGAGGAGTGCAGGGAGGGAAAATCGTCATTGgaatattttatatgtgaaacaaatctattttcaataaaagaaaaacaaaactaacaacaatTATGGCCTCGGTACAAAGGAGTGTCTTCTTTGGATCAAAACTCATTAATGTTTCAAACATCAAAGTCCTCttcatccttaaaaaaaaaaaagtcttagtagctgctgttgctgtttttcCTGGCTACACATTTGTGTTGGATTCCTCACCCTGTTCTCTTTTTTGCTTGGGGATGAGGGAGTAGGGAAGGTAAGAGAATTCCTCAGAGAAGCCTGGCAGATGGAGCAGAGAGGCCTTTGGGGTACTAgtaacaactctctctctctaactctagGTTGCAGTGGTGTACTGGGCCACACTATAGTTTGGCTGGCCTATAATGgtgtgtgtagaccaggttgccctcaaactcacagagatctttctgcttctgcctcttgagaacTAGGATGAAGGACATTTATCACCAGACCCAGCCACAAggatattttttgtttggttggttttgacttgggggtgggggatgggcggGGGATAggtttgctttttgtgtttgtttttgggtttttgagacagggtttctctgtgtaatagccctggctattctggaacgcaagagatctgcctgcctctgcctccagagtactgaaaTAAATGTGTGTGGCCAAAGATGTTATTTATAATAGGGAAtcagaattgttttttttttttcagcagaaTGTTAAGAGCAATCAAACCTTTCCTGTCTATCTCGCATTCATTTTTACTCTccccttttctccattttttcccattacatttatttaatgcaCCTGTGTATGTTTGGAGGTTAGTAGACAACTTTTATAAATtaattctctccttttaccacaTGGGTTacaggtattgaactcaggtcatcaatgAAGGGCTCTAATTGGCCCATACGTGACAAACAAGATACCAGCAGATCTTTCTGTCCCACTTCACTCTCCTTTGCTAAATCAGTAGAGTTCCTTCTTTAGGCACTTCCGTATTCCTTAAGTTAGTCAACCAGGTCCTTTGTCTTATTTGGCCACTCCTGCATGCTTAACTCATTCCAGAGGATCATCAAGGTCCTCCAATCGAGAAAGTCCTTATTTGGCCAGGTGTTGgttgagcctttaatcccagcccttgagaggcagaggcaggaggatttctgagttcgaggccagcctggtctacagagtgagttccaggacagccagggctacacagagaaggcctgtctcaaaaaaaccaaaaaaaaaaaaagtccttattTGGCTATACCAAATTTGACTAACTGTCCAATCAGATCTTCCCAACGCACCCTAGCTGATTGTAACACAGTCTTccccatttttccttttaaaatcacTCCTGCAAAGCTATTTCCTGCTGTTTCTGTCTGATTCAGATTCTGCTACCTTGTTTCTTTGCCTTGCTTTAATAAAGGATCTCTTTGTGTTGGATGGAAATTATTTGGGAATGGTGCCTGCCTAATCCAGGATGCTGAGGGGAGTATTCTGTGGCGAGTGGGCCCTTTAATCAGTCTTGATGGCAAGTGTCTTTGCCTATTCAGTCTCCTCTctggtctgcctgtctctgtcttttgtcttcattttaaaaattaattctttgagaatttcatccaATATGATTGATCATATTGACTGTCTCCTACCCAACTCCTACCTATACTTCATTACCCACCAAACTTTGTGTGTCTtcctttaaacaaaaataaacaaaacaaaacaactaacaaGCTTAATTTGTGcttgaaggagaaaaagaagtaaaaggaaAGGCCATGATTGTTCCTAGGTTTGATGGAGGAGGGAGTTTACTGAAGATACAAAGGAGAACATTTCCAGAGGCAAGGACATCTGAGAGAGTCCAGAGTAGACAGAACCCTGAGCTGGGTGAGAAGCcggggaggaaagaggggagatCCAGGTATGGGACCCCTGAGGCCTGAAGGAGAATGGATAACCAAATTGGCTGGATTATCTAGGGAAGGGCctggggggaagggcagcccagcccttgAGGTAGAGTTTAGGTGTGGCTGGGTCTGCTAGCCGCACCCAGTAACAGGAAATGAATGATGCTGGGAGAAAGTGGCAGTCAGGCTATTAAAAAGGCACCTCAGTCATTTGTCCCAGGGTTTGAGACTTAATAGTGCTGCCCACGTATTTTTGGATAGGGGGCCTTCCACAGGAGGTTGGTAAGTCTAACAGAAGATGGGCTCTAAAAGAAAACCGACTCCTCCTCTGATCAGTTATCCATATCTCATTTACAGATAAGACTTCTTGCCTCACTTCCCTCTCTTCATCCATGTGAAAGCTCAAACTATGTgccttagctacttttctatgaCTGAAGcgataccatgaccaaggaaacttataaaagaaaacatttgcttATGAGTCCATGACCATGGTAGAGGAAGCCAGGCAACAAGCCGGCAGGCATAGTgttagagaagtagctgagagcttacatccacATTTatgaagggtgggggtgggtgcgggtggggggtggggtggagggtgggggatgaTAAAGGCTTTTCAACCATCCAAGCCCAGCcaagtgacacaccttctccaacacttcctaatccttccccaaacagttccacaaatTGAGGATcaagaatttaaatatatgtgcCCTTGGGGACCATTCGCttttaaaccaccacactatTTCACTCATTGCAGTTCTATACTATAGTATTATTTAGTTAATATTACCTAGCCATTGTTGTCATGCCTACTTTGGCTGAGTAGAGTGTGATAAGCAGAAGATGAAACACAGAAATTTGAGTTATTATCTTTTGAGTCACTAGAAAGAAGGATTAaaaaagtgaatattagcctCAAATTATCTATCCTTCACACAATTTTCCTTTCTGGTTTACTGTTATTAGTTGGTTTATGCTTTTACAAAATCTGCATGTTGATTCCTGAGTCCCAAGTAATTCAGAAAGGGACCACATTTGGACACAGGGTCTCCAGAAAGGTAATTAAAAGTAACTGGCATGCACTTCCATCAGGTACAAGTCAAATCCTCATTAGAAAATATGTGGACATAGACAAGGTAAGTGGGACCACAAGAACATTGCATCTACAAGCCTAGAAGAGGCCAGAATAAATCTGCTCCACAAACTGCTTTCAGTGTACTTCAGATCTcagagaaaatgtttccttttgtttaGGCCATCTGGAATATGCTACTGTTCTATTGTGACTGCCTTGGTTTGGGTATGGTTGGTGTGTGCACCAAAAAGGTGATGTATGCAATAGAAGCTATTTTCTAGTATAGTTGGATAGAAGTAAGGAAACTTTTTCAGGGTGGGGTCCAGCGAAGGGGCTGTTATCCATACAAGGGATTAATGTTGTTCTCCTTTAAGTAGATTAATCTCAGAGAAAGTGTGCTATCATGGAAAAGGATGGATGAACCCTCCTTGGTCTGTTGCTTCTTGGTGTGCTATGGGATCACTTCCTACACGGATATCCAACTTGGTACCATCCATCACAAATCGACTACATGAGAAAatgccaacaaacaaaaacaagaaatcatGTCAACATGGGGGAGAAGCTCAAGCAAAGCCTTTAAGTTAAAAAGTGTCATATATTGTCTCTTTCTAATTACTTAGCATCTgcaagactctgtgtgtgtgtgctctgtgttaCAGAGAACATGTGGAAGCCAGGGGACTACGTTCAGAATTGGTATTCTCCTTTTACTAAGTGGTTCTAggtgactgaactcaggtcatcaagtttAGAAACAAGCACCTTTAACAAGCCATCTTGCCGCCTGgtctcagcattttttttttttttttttttgtaaaactgCCTTGTAATAATTGAACATATACAAGTAAAACACTGtcatgtgccaggcagtggtggcgcacacctttaattccagcacttgggaggcagaggcaggcagatttctgagtttgaagccagcctggtgtacagagtgagttccaggacagccagggctatagagagaaaccctgtcttgaaaacacacacacaaaaaaccccaacaacaacaaaaacccaaaaaacaaaaaccacggTCACATGCAAAATGACAAACATAATTTTAGTGAAAAATAATATTGCATATTGACATTATGGAACATAGTATATAGACTACGAATTAATTATGTATTGCGACGCCATTTGTTATCATCTTGTCCGACTGCTTTATTAGCTCTGTAGCAAGCGCGGAGAAAAGGAACCAAGAACAATCCCAGCCTTAGAATCTAGCGGAGGTAGATACAAGTTACCATGACAACAGCGCGCTCAGACATTTTCTGACCACGCGACGGGTGAAAGAAGGCCTGGGCTGCGTGTTGCGTCATCACTACGCGCTCGGTGGCTTGCCCAGCGCTGCCTTGGAAGGTCCTGGCCAGGCCACCGTCGCCTCCCTCAAAGAAGTATTTTGTTCTTTTCCACCTTTGTTACAACGAGGAGCCGTCAGGCTGtaagtgcgtgcgtgcgtgcgggCGGTGGGCTCCCTTCGGCGGCGCGCAGGCCTGTTAGCTTCCTCCTAGCCGGGGCCTTGCCGCGTCTACTTCCGGGCGGCGCGCCGCTCCTGGTTCGGCCCTTTGTGTTCCCGCGGCGGAGGCTGGAGGCCTCGCGGGCTTTGTGGAGGCGGCGGGCGCTCGGTGCGGGCTGCGTGGCGGGAAGGCGCGCGCGCGCATCTGCGGCCCGGGTGAGGACCGCGAGGGACGGCTCGTGGGATCGCGCCAGCCGGGGCGAGGGCGCGACGGGCATTTGGCCAGGACGCCAGTTCTCCGTCTCCGTGTGGCCTAACAAAGCGCAGCCGGAACCGGACTCCTGCATTCGTGCGGACCCTCTTTCTCTCGGAGACAAGTGTGGTGGCTTTGTGTGGTTCCTTGTTTTCACCGCCTCATCCCTCTTTTTTGTTGCTTCCCTGCAGCTAGTTCATTGAGAGCTGTCAGCCCCCTCAGGGAGGTGATTCCTATCAATATGAATCTTTTCAACTTGGACCGTTTTCGCTTTGAGAAAAGGATTAAGGTTGAGGAAGCTCCCGAAGCAGCCCCTCAGACCTCCCAGCCTGGCCCTTCGTCACCAATTTCTCTTAGTGCTGAAGAGGAGAATGCTGAAGGGGAAGTTAGCAGGGCAAACACCCCAGACTCA
It contains:
- the Smarcad1 gene encoding SWI/SNF-related matrix-associated actin-dependent regulator of chromatin subfamily A containing DEAD/H box 1 isoform X2 encodes the protein MNLFNLDRFRFEKRIKVEEAPEAAPQTSQPGPSSPISLSAEEENAEGEVSRANTPDSDVTEKTGSDFVALGLC